The following is a genomic window from Vitis vinifera cultivar Pinot Noir 40024 chromosome 6, ASM3070453v1.
CATGGGATCCGCTAGAGTGGCACTTTGGTAAAAATGGAGAGGGCcaaaattaaattgtttgtAGCTCAAAGATATGAAGTGCCAAACGAAAACCATCTATTGTTAAACCATTTTTTCCCAGGCAGCTCCACAAATCTAGCCATCTACTAgccatatgtatatatatatatatataaggtaataattatcaaataaaatccCCAAAAGTCTATCTAGAAATAATGCAGCAAAAGAAAACGACCTAAGCtgactaaaaaaaattctttataagaACTTTTAGTTTGGTCACATCATTTTTGGTTCTCATTTGATAAATAGCATGAAATTAAGCAACCAAGACAAGTTATTGATTATTGAAGGGTCAAGGAGATGTTTACCCCTCCATAGTTGCTGCGAAAAGGTCCATGAGAAGCCACAATGTATGGTTGAAAGTAACTTGGAACCGACAAATTGGAATTTGGAGAGATGCCATATTGCTGAAAGTAGGCTGGGATTGAAAGGGAGAAAAACAAAGACAGGCCAACTATGATAATATTCCTGGAGCTTCCGGCCTCACTGTAACGTAAATTTGACAACCCCAATGCTGCAAGCATTGCCCACATGAAGCACAGGAGAGCAGCAACCATGACTTCAGGAATTGAAGCAATAAACCCTCCAACTTTACCTGTGAACATGATTGAAATGAGATTAGGCCTTGAAGGGCAATAAATTAAAGGATAGCAGAGAAGTAGAGACCTCCATACCTTTATGAAGTCAATGAAAGGCATACTAAGATGGTATGCATCAAAGTGTCCAATTTCATGTCATCATGCTAAAAATCCTATAGAATATATGTTgattcttttctatttttgttgtttcccAATTTACCTAGCACCTATACTGGTTTTAGATGTCCACCCCACCTGAGTGAAACAATACTTGATTGCATATTTTTGGCATCAATCTAAGACTGGATGTTGGTAGGTACTGTAGGTTATATCAACAGTAACATCTAACCAACTGAAAGTGGAATGTATTTGTCATACAGTCATCTCATCAAATATATTcagttaaaaatgaaaaataatagtcaAAATGACACTGCTTTGCCATGAACttgaagaaagaagagagagtgaataagagagagaaagagagatagACAAGGTACACCTCTTCAACAAGGCAATCCTTGGCAAATGAGGTGGCACAGCTGGGGAGTAACTGCACCTTGGGCCTAGGTGTGCCAAAGGTGTGCCTTTAACAACCACCTTATTAATCATAAATGGTTGACTAGCTGTTGAGTGTCTGACAAGTTTGTTTATATTTTCGTAACTTTCATATAAAACCTTACATTATGTTATTTGAATGTGGGTGTTATTGGAGCCAAAATGAAGGAAGAATGACTTAGCATTGCCATTATAGTTCAGATTGAGACCTTCTTGGCAAACCAGAGGCTATTACACCATATAATTTGGCTTGAAATCTTCTCAGTGAACCTTACATCAATTTTTTAAGAGCAATTAAAATGTGTATTTCCAGAAAAGGAAAGTCCTTATCATCATATGCTGACTATTTATTCCTACTAAGGATTCCTCACAAATGGACAATCATCCTAGACATTTTGTCTgcaattttttcaattaaaaagaaaagaaaacaaagtaaTACTGAAGGTTCATTTCACTGGCAATAAAATGCAGTCCCAAGAACTGCAGCCTTGTGGGACTGGCAATTTCAAGAATTTTAGAGCAGTAATTTCAAAAGATGTGTTTGATATGGGCTCTATCCAGGTTGCAAAACAATTCTTTCTTGGAAAGTTCTTCAAGAACTTCACCAAAAAAATACATCATTCATGGAAATTACTAGGCCTATGCATACAAAATCATAATTCATATGCCCAGGTGaacagaaagaaaataaaacctgCCCTTCATGAAcaaaaaaaagccaaaatatttctatatttaatattttatatgctcATCAATAGAATATGAAAATAGGTGCTTTATAAACACTTACCTACAAGGGATAGCGCTATCAAAACGCATGCACCAAACTCAACTGCCCTGCGGCTTCCCATTTTAGTCACAGCAATAGTGTGCACATTTTCAGTTAGAGTCGTGGACCCAGTTCCTGTACCCCAGAGACCAGCCAAGACACTAGAAATACCTTCAAGACCAATGCCACGACTAAGAACACCTGGGGTTGGAGGCCTGGATGCCACCAGTAACGATGATGCATGATAGGAGCCCACCTaaggtaaaaaaagaaagaaagaaagaaaaatggaaaaagaaacaatcaggaagggatttttttttccttgactATCTATTTGATAAGAACAAATGGGAATTTGATTAATTGTACAAGATTGCTTAATAAGTCGATCACAAAGCTTCATACAGCAAAAAATGCAactaaaaaagattaaaaggaaaatgatagttctattaaatctgaagaaaaaagtCAACATTTCTTACACCTACTGCATGAAATATTAACATCAAACTCATTCAATTCACTTGTTTCAAGAAATGGAGTCTTTACGCTGCACACTTGTTGATAGATCTCCCAGCAGAAAAACAATCAATATGCAAATACCAAAGAATGCCATACAGTTACTAATTTTTTAACACTTATGTCTGTCAATGcccatccaaaaaaaaaaatcaattatgtctataaaaaaaaaaattaagaataatgtccttttatagggaaaaaaaaaaaaaacaaagcactTGGCACATTCATATGGCAAATGAGTCCGTGATAAGCAAACTGCTAGGTCAATGTCCTAATGCAATTAGTAGGCAATGGCTTCCAGAACATGGATGAGAGTGGACAAGTTGGTCTAGTATGACTCACAATTTAGAAAAGTGGAGATGAGACGATGAAGTTGGTAGATACAATACCACAAAGAGAGTCAGCATAGCATCTGTCCAAGAAACTAAGCAGATGGGATTGTGCGTCCTGGGGGGGctggggggtgggggggtgaTGATGGGAGAAGATTGAACATGTGAAAAGAAACATTAATACACACATTGATGCAcagaacaaaatttaaaaaacaagaagaatgaAGGGTGTATAGAAAGCAACTGGTCATGCCATGGTGCACGTAAGTCAAGCCATGGTGCACGTAAGGCACTTAAACTTCAAAGGTTAAAAATTAACAACCAGTTATATAAGTCAAACCCATTTAAATCTGATGCAATGGTGggctaattaaaattttcagcaTGATGGTAGGAACAATTACCAATAAACATTTATAGGAAGTAAGTTATAAACATTGAAAAGATATGAGCAACAAGTGAGTTCATTTTTGGCCCAGTAGGACAAGATGGAAACATTAGAGAATTCTAAAAAGGATTGATTGAATTAGTCCAAAGAATCAGTGTTAATTTGAAAAGGTTAATTGAAGGGGTTTAAACTGCCACATAAGTAAAGGTAGTAAAAGATAAGCATATAGGAGATATGAGTTTTGAGGAAAGGAATGGGACAAAAGATGCCATTTTAAAATCTGAAAATGTATATGGTCTTATAAtaccaaaaattcaaaaaacataCAAACAGCTAGTGACCTTCAAAAGTGAAACAACCAGAAGAAACATCAAATATGTAAGGATTTTAAAGTAATTAAAAGAAGGATGCCACATAAGAAGagatataagaaaaaaagaacagaaTATAACCCAAGCAAAACTGGAAGGAGAAACTTAACATCATTCACAGAGAATTGGTTtcagaagagaagaagaatacTAATATGGGAAACTAAGGTTACAATACTAGAAGTGAAAAGGTTGCTAGTGTTAAAAATCAGTAAAAGAGATCCAATGAGAATCAAAAGGAAATTGTTTGTCTTCTGAAGCAAGCTGCTTTTACTGTGAATGTTTAAGTGACTGTTACTTGAAGTGTGTACATCTAGTTGGGTTGCTGTTTCCAAGAAATTTGCTCAAAACTTCCACATGGACACCATTTGCAAAGAAGAGCTTTATTCATCAAAGAGAGCAAACAAACACCTAGCCCACTTTTCTCCTTTGCCCTACAAATGGATGACCACTTCACTAAGTGAGGCTTGTTCTCTAAGGCTcctcctccccaaagaaagtcctttgaattttctctaatCTCATTCTGATTGGTCTTGGGACGGTGAACAAAAACATGAAGTAAATTGGTAAGCTAGAAAGAGTACTACAGATTAGCATAATCTGTTCCCCTTTTAGAAATATACCGTCTCTTCCATAAAGAGAATCTTTTGCGAAACCACTCCTCAACTCCATCCCAAACTGCTTCTGACTTGTAAGAGGCCCCGAAAGGAAGTCCTAAGGGAATTTCATCATGAATTTCATGCCACTTCTAGGGGAACTTCAGGAAAAGAtattatttgtgatttttttaacTAATCTAGATAGCCAGAAACTTATTAGAACTTAGAGATCATTAGGGGTAATTAAgaattttatgaatattataaatgactaattttctaatgaaaaaaagcttttgtttcaaattgatttaatcCAGGTTTGAGTTTGTATACAGGTCAATATAGATAGGATCTCTCACTGAGATGTTGTGTAGGATGAATGCTAGAATAATTAATAGGCTAGGAATTGTATCTATTTACACTAGCATTTTTAACAAGGACTACAAAGTCTTTTAAGAGTGTAAGAGCATTTGATACTAGAGTCTCTCAGATTCTTCATACAAGAGAACATTTCTCACGAGTGACTGTTCTTTGTTCCTCTAAACTTCCATATTTTTCCCTCCTCCAGTCTTCttcaatcttatattttttcccTTCTGTTTCTTACCTGTAAATTGATTAAAAGCACAATAACCGTCAAATAATAAGATCACTTCTACTTCAGATAACCAGACAAATCCTTCAGTTCCTTTTACATGTGTATGTCTGTGTCAGAGAAATCCTCAGCTCTTATTCCATCACTACAGACATGATATAGTGTTCTTACACTCCATAGAAATTTAGAAACCCTACAacctttcaaatatctaataATTTGTAACTCATTTCAGTAAATCAAATAAGATATGAACATTCAAGAGATTAAATATAACAAATGGAAGCAAACTTACTGAGTCCACTGATGAGATTACAGAAACCACACACATGACAATGGCCATTTTCCAGTGGAAGACAGGTGTACCCCATTGTAATGGATAAGGAAACCTAAACCACGGAGAAGATTTTAAAGCATGGGAAGTGTCAACTCGACAGTGCTTCATCCTGGAAACATGCTTTCTGCAGTGCTCGGATATCATATTAGAGGCTGGTACATTTACATCACAACCTTTGTAGTTATAAACTCCTGCCTCAGTCAGAAGGAAAGCAGTGGCCCACGTGATTGCCAGACCCAAAGGAACCTGACACCAAAATATAGGCAAATTATACTCAAAGAAGGTACAGTTGGCATAACAAGATATATGCtcaaaaatcaacaacaatGACACAATGATAAAATGTGGATTTGTAAACAATAAACATACCGCATAAATTAGAAATACACGATGACCCATAACTGATATCTTGCGAAGGTACTGCAGGCAATATGGAGATGGATGTATTAGAAACTTTATGTTACAATCATACAGAAATATGAAATATTGCAGCTTTTCAGCAGTGATAACAAATAAACTATGATGACATaacagaagaaagaaaaacaaaaaattgaaaactgaaTCTGAGGAAGCTTGAGCTTACAAGAGAAAAAATTATAACCAATAAGATCTGCACTGCACCAATCTCAAGACAAGTACCAACTTGTGGAAAACCATAACTATAAAAGGAAAGTCCAACAGCAGCAATAGTTGGGGACACAACCACAGGATTAATCAACCTGAAAAGGATGCAAATGAACAGAAGATGAGATGATGGGTATATGCACCATAAGCATATCACTTGGTGcaataaaatgaaagagaatcaactgaagGCCATGGACGGCTAAGATATTCTAAATTGACTCTGAGAAcaatactttttatatttactcCTGTGTAGCATCATTTGTCTGCTGCATGCACAACTATGACAACCAATGAAGGATTCCAAAACAGAAATGGAGCACCCAAATCTTCAAAAGGTAGATGTTACTCGCAGGGGGTGGGGGGAAATCAAACCAAGACCAAAAATAAACAAGgatacaaatttaaattatacaaTGTCACCAAAAGCATTCCAAGCATGGTTCAAAGTATCAGCCGATACCGATACATACCAGCGGTGTCATATTCATCTTGGTCATGGTCTCGACAAGTCTGATACCTGAGTTGGTATCATTTGGTTTAACAATAACACAGTTTCAATTCAATTATGAATCACTTGCCAATCTCACAATACAACTCAAAAATACAACACAAAAAGAttgattcattttcaaaataattattttcaccaacaaccttttatcatttttattttttattttgaagatattccattattaaatattagcactttgtgttaaaaatgaatatggaaTATGGTGgtgtttaaattttcatagtTCGTAACATTATTCATAAACTAATGCTAAGAagcttttataattatttagatCATGTTAAATGTGATGTCAATTTTTTAAGTTCATctactaatattatttttttgataggatcatctacttatattattttatctaaaatttcCATTAGTCCTTTAGAGTTTTTTAACTAATATATTATGAGTATCACCTGATACCAATCCTAGATACCGAGATTGATGCACCTCATGACTTACTAAGTTTTGAACCACAATTCCAAGGAATAATAAAATtcgtataatttttttatatggttgaattattcaaatgaagagtatgaatatttcaactttttaatGGGAAAGACCGGCAAACAACttacaacaatatatatatatatatatatatatatatatatatgtacatgtatgtatgtatgtatgtatttatttttaaaagtcaaCTTTTCAGTAATAAAGCACTAAAGCAAGTTAATTTCCCATCCAATCTACTTAAGCTTTCTAGTCTTTAAACCTTCACTTGGACAATGGAATCACAAGCATTTGATGATAACATGATAAATAATCAACCATGGACATCACTGAAGACGCAGAAATCCATACCTTAAGAGTACTGACATCAGTCCACTATATCCCAATATTGTTTGAAAAGCTGAAGCTATGATTACTGCTCCCTGTAGCTCCTTCATAATATGCTTGAAATTCTGAAATTCAAATGATGTATTGTAAATCTCATTAACTATTAAAACACAATAATAAACAACTT
Proteins encoded in this region:
- the LOC100244893 gene encoding nucleobase-ascorbate transporter 12 → MANSDPTKRPRPGPWPPAPDSTAMPPPSWAKKTGFRPKFSGETNASDSGQIVVPPKPKEPDSNVDLELGRVRPPPAAPAAPAAPAAPAVPAAPVANGLPEGEKVPVPSEKTQTVKKRRNSDGAPVPKSSALGPNGQAPAAPAEPQPRRPARSDEAVDVLPQTVDDDGFVARHSHMKYELRDTPGLVPIGLYGFQHYVSILGSLILIPLVIVPAMGGDHEDTAMVVSTVLFVSGVTTLLHTSFGTRLPLIQGPSFVYLAPALAIINSPEFQGLNGNNFKHIMKELQGAVIIASAFQTILGYSGLMSVLLRLINPVVVSPTIAAVGLSFYSYGFPQVGTCLEIGAVQILLVIIFSLYLRKISVMGHRVFLIYAVPLGLAITWATAFLLTEAGVYNYKGCDVNVPASNMISEHCRKHVSRMKHCRVDTSHALKSSPWFRFPYPLQWGTPVFHWKMAIVMCVVSVISSVDSVGSYHASSLLVASRPPTPGVLSRGIGLEGISSVLAGLWGTGTGSTTLTENVHTIAVTKMGSRRAVEFGACVLIALSLVGKVGGFIASIPEVMVAALLCFMWAMLAALGLSNLRYSEAGSSRNIIIVGLSLFFSLSIPAYFQQYGISPNSNLSVPSYFQPYIVASHGPFRSNYGGVNYVMNTLLSFHMVIAFLVAVILDNTVPGSRQERGVYVWSEPEAARREPAVAKDYELPFRVGRVFRWVKWVGL